Proteins found in one Alicyclobacillus cycloheptanicus genomic segment:
- a CDS encoding ABC transporter permease: protein MTDGPKAALSNRLKRSRTVRLRGIIRVLPFSIIILLFVVISLFPSLFAAHNPNTTNLMESMKPPFSHMGGSTYVLGTDELGRDVYARLIYGARVSLLVSSVAVCISGIVGGFLGMMAGFFQKVFGTIIMRFADMVLSVPFFLLAVLTVAVLGPSLMNLIVVLGLTRWPRYARVAYAQTLSTVNQDFVRSSEALGATSWRLLVQQILPEVIPPLIVVATLEIGLMIVFEASLSFLGLGVQPPNPSWGSMLTEGQQYINSAWWLATFPGIAIFIVVLSVNLVGDYVRDRLDPKAVK, encoded by the coding sequence ATGACGGATGGACCAAAGGCCGCTCTTTCGAACCGATTGAAAAGGAGCCGAACGGTTCGGCTTCGGGGGATAATTCGTGTCCTTCCGTTTTCAATCATCATTTTGCTGTTCGTCGTCATTTCGCTGTTCCCATCCTTGTTTGCCGCTCACAATCCGAATACGACCAATTTGATGGAGAGTATGAAACCGCCCTTCTCTCACATGGGTGGCTCGACGTACGTGCTGGGCACGGATGAACTCGGCAGGGATGTGTATGCCAGATTGATTTACGGCGCACGCGTTTCCCTGCTGGTGTCCAGCGTCGCGGTTTGTATTTCGGGCATTGTCGGGGGCTTTTTGGGGATGATGGCTGGCTTCTTTCAAAAAGTGTTTGGGACCATCATCATGCGGTTCGCGGACATGGTTCTCTCCGTGCCGTTTTTCCTGCTCGCCGTGTTGACGGTTGCTGTGCTGGGACCAAGCTTGATGAACTTGATTGTCGTCCTTGGGCTGACACGCTGGCCCCGTTACGCCAGGGTTGCATATGCACAGACGTTGAGCACGGTCAATCAGGATTTTGTGCGATCGTCAGAAGCGCTCGGAGCGACGTCCTGGCGGCTGTTGGTTCAGCAAATTTTGCCCGAGGTGATTCCGCCGCTCATCGTGGTCGCAACCCTCGAAATTGGACTCATGATTGTCTTTGAAGCCTCATTGTCGTTTCTGGGGCTGGGCGTCCAGCCGCCAAATCCGAGTTGGGGTTCCATGCTTACGGAAGGGCAGCAGTACATCAACTCCGCATGGTGGCTTGCCACCTTTCCGGGCATCGCAATTTTCATTGTCGTGTTGTCGGTGAATTTGGTTGGGGACTACGTGCGGGACCGGCTGGATCCAAAAGCAGTGAAGTGA
- a CDS encoding BglG family transcription antiterminator, with the protein MLAVSDLKPRTLRILSMLIEQSHPVTTGVLADHFGVTQRSIRYDLDEIEQVCADVGVTLVRRRNGVRLEGDNQAKARLAEVVCSGRALVSKTHASEQRLHRLLAILLFQDEPVLVKQLEDVLKASPRTVYMDMDRAETWLDNAGLKLIRKRHYGAKVEGPELLRRHAALRLIRENASPDSLNKPGPIQVRHIDELILSCLADMRRITNVLSATDTTTRPPRVNCEEFIVVVAIQLARMKVHGFTSFTKSQLKQLVDTEEYAKARENFRIAQPAAVDREMNKLLKNIAPYLVATIDGGLRTGSDNPHQGRERRLTE; encoded by the coding sequence ATGCTGGCCGTCAGCGACTTGAAACCCCGGACGCTTCGAATTTTATCGATGCTCATTGAACAATCGCACCCGGTGACAACAGGCGTTCTGGCTGATCATTTCGGTGTGACGCAAAGAAGTATCCGTTACGATCTGGACGAAATCGAGCAGGTCTGTGCCGACGTCGGAGTCACGCTTGTGCGTCGAAGAAACGGCGTGCGGCTCGAAGGAGACAACCAAGCCAAGGCTCGACTGGCAGAAGTCGTTTGCAGCGGGCGGGCGCTGGTCAGCAAAACCCATGCCTCTGAACAAAGACTGCACAGACTGCTCGCTATACTCCTGTTTCAAGACGAACCTGTTTTGGTGAAACAATTGGAGGATGTGCTGAAGGCCAGCCCACGCACCGTCTACATGGACATGGATCGTGCCGAAACCTGGCTGGATAATGCAGGACTAAAGCTTATCCGGAAACGCCACTACGGCGCGAAGGTAGAGGGACCGGAACTGCTCCGCAGACACGCAGCACTGCGCTTGATTCGGGAAAACGCATCTCCGGACAGTCTAAATAAGCCTGGCCCCATTCAGGTTCGCCACATCGACGAGTTGATCCTCTCCTGCTTGGCCGATATGCGCCGGATTACGAATGTTCTTTCCGCAACAGACACAACAACACGGCCGCCGCGGGTCAACTGCGAGGAATTCATCGTTGTCGTGGCAATTCAACTCGCACGAATGAAAGTGCATGGGTTCACTTCATTTACCAAAAGCCAGCTGAAGCAGTTGGTCGATACCGAGGAGTACGCCAAGGCGAGGGAGAATTTTCGCATCGCGCAGCCTGCTGCGGTCGATAGAGAGATGAACAAACTGCTCAAAAACATTGCTCCCTACTTGGTTGCCACAATCGACGGTGGCCTTCGGACGGGATCGGACAATCCACATCAGGGGAGAGAGAGAAGGCTCACAGAATGA
- a CDS encoding phytanoyl-CoA dioxygenase family protein, whose translation MNAELPLTTMDTALKELGVSTDTLTADERNALDEHGYVVFPNLISAHWLQQLRTAFDALLRKEGSAAGTEVHQEEGTARLSDLMNKGEVFDGCYTHPKVLAAVHHIISADFKVSAMNGREALEGGGRQALHEDWNDSFFELGAVAKDGQYRQPNDPFYVAISLWLLDDVTETNGATRVVPGSHHRRAPQFELEDRFADHPEQVLLTGKAGTVIVMNSHLWHGGTTNTSGARRRVLHPYYVARQFRQQQNQREYIRKSTYDRISPAARYLLDVD comes from the coding sequence ATGAACGCAGAACTGCCACTCACGACGATGGATACGGCGCTCAAAGAATTGGGGGTGTCCACAGACACGCTAACGGCTGATGAACGCAATGCGCTTGATGAACACGGCTACGTAGTTTTTCCCAACCTGATTTCGGCACACTGGCTCCAGCAGCTCAGGACAGCCTTCGACGCCCTGTTGCGGAAGGAAGGGAGCGCCGCAGGAACCGAAGTACATCAAGAGGAAGGTACGGCCCGTCTATCGGATCTGATGAACAAGGGAGAAGTCTTCGACGGCTGCTATACCCATCCAAAGGTACTCGCAGCTGTACACCATATCATTTCAGCCGATTTCAAAGTGTCAGCCATGAACGGACGCGAGGCCTTAGAAGGCGGAGGCCGTCAGGCACTCCACGAGGACTGGAACGACTCATTTTTCGAATTAGGCGCCGTCGCGAAAGATGGTCAATACCGCCAACCAAATGACCCCTTTTACGTGGCGATATCGTTGTGGCTGCTCGATGACGTCACCGAAACCAACGGTGCAACTCGAGTCGTTCCAGGCTCACACCATCGGCGCGCGCCTCAGTTTGAATTAGAAGATCGCTTCGCGGATCACCCGGAGCAAGTCCTGCTCACAGGAAAGGCTGGAACCGTCATTGTGATGAACAGCCATCTCTGGCACGGTGGAACCACGAATACGTCCGGAGCCCGGAGAAGAGTACTCCACCCTTATTATGTCGCAAGGCAATTCAGGCAACAACAAAATCAACGAGAATACATTCGCAAAAGCACCTATGACCGGATATCACCCGCCGCACGCTACCTATTAGATGTCGATTGA
- a CDS encoding ABC transporter ATP-binding protein: MDNATVLKVEGLSIGFDRDGTLVPALRDVSFEIRHGEIMGLVGESGSGKSLTSLSIMKLLPRNATVLSGAIQINDVPILEVSESAMHTIRGNLVSMIFQEPMVALNPLATVGKQIAEPLALHTKLSASERTAAVLRLLKSVGIPEPERRIKQYPFELSGGMRQRVMIAMALACEPQVIIADEPTTALDVTIQYQILELLREIREKRGTSILLITHDMGVIADLADRVSVMYAGRIVETAPVQELFAHPAHPYTRGLLQSIPSMTGDRSKDLPSIPGTVPDLRDLPPGCPFQSRCFAVSDKCRQHEPPLSQIHGEHFAACWHPSLREEALG; the protein is encoded by the coding sequence ATGGATAATGCCACCGTGCTGAAGGTGGAGGGGCTGTCGATTGGGTTCGATCGCGACGGGACGTTGGTGCCAGCACTGCGCGATGTGAGTTTTGAGATTCGGCATGGCGAAATTATGGGGCTGGTCGGGGAAAGTGGCAGCGGAAAAAGTCTGACCTCCCTGTCCATCATGAAGTTGCTGCCAAGGAATGCCACGGTGTTGTCCGGCGCGATTCAGATCAACGACGTTCCGATTCTGGAGGTTTCCGAGTCGGCGATGCACACCATCCGGGGGAATCTGGTCTCGATGATTTTTCAGGAACCGATGGTGGCCTTGAACCCGCTGGCGACGGTGGGGAAACAGATTGCTGAACCTTTGGCGCTGCACACGAAGCTTTCGGCGAGTGAACGAACCGCTGCCGTGCTGCGTTTGCTCAAATCTGTCGGCATTCCGGAGCCAGAACGGAGAATCAAACAGTACCCGTTTGAGCTGTCCGGCGGCATGCGCCAGCGCGTCATGATTGCCATGGCCCTTGCCTGCGAACCCCAGGTCATCATCGCGGACGAGCCGACGACTGCGTTGGATGTGACCATTCAGTATCAAATTTTGGAGCTGCTTCGAGAGATTCGGGAAAAGCGGGGCACGTCCATCCTGTTGATTACGCATGACATGGGTGTCATTGCAGACCTTGCCGACCGCGTATCGGTCATGTATGCGGGCCGGATTGTGGAGACGGCGCCCGTGCAGGAGCTTTTTGCGCACCCGGCGCACCCGTACACACGGGGCCTGTTGCAAAGTATTCCATCGATGACCGGCGATCGGTCCAAAGACTTGCCGTCCATCCCGGGGACGGTGCCGGATTTGCGCGACTTACCCCCTGGGTGTCCGTTTCAGTCGCGCTGCTTTGCAGTTTCTGACAAGTGCCGTCAGCACGAGCCGCCCCTGTCTCAGATACACGGCGAGCATTTCGCGGCCTGCTGGCATCCTAGCTTGCGTGAGGAGGCCTTGGGATGA
- a CDS encoding SDR family NAD(P)-dependent oxidoreductase, producing the protein MEEEFRGKRVLITGAAGVIGRWIAEAFAAEGARLWLSDIREPELATFVNGLPSSTGEVVCDHTDLTDADAVYDLSDRIAQRWGAPDIVINNAGIYPRHRLLQMSVEDWNRTMRLNVTAPFIITQSTANLMIEHRIQGSIVNIISGAACTVGIGGGHYSTSKAALAMLTRAFALELAAYGIRVNAVGPGFAPGSEVSGLSDEYVQNMISTIPLGRTSGPEDAPAAILFLCSKKASFITGTALHVDGGRLAGLYKRS; encoded by the coding sequence TTGGAGGAAGAGTTTCGCGGCAAACGTGTGCTTATAACTGGAGCAGCAGGTGTGATTGGTCGGTGGATCGCCGAGGCGTTCGCAGCGGAAGGTGCACGCCTCTGGTTATCCGATATTCGCGAACCGGAATTGGCAACCTTCGTGAATGGCTTGCCTTCGTCGACCGGTGAAGTCGTTTGTGACCACACGGACCTGACCGACGCGGATGCCGTTTATGATCTTTCAGACCGCATTGCGCAACGTTGGGGTGCGCCCGATATCGTGATCAATAATGCAGGGATTTACCCGCGCCATCGTCTGCTGCAGATGTCTGTTGAAGATTGGAATCGGACGATGCGCCTGAACGTCACAGCTCCCTTCATCATCACGCAATCTACGGCAAATTTAATGATCGAGCACCGGATTCAGGGCAGCATTGTGAATATTATCTCAGGGGCCGCGTGCACGGTGGGGATTGGGGGCGGTCACTATTCCACATCCAAAGCGGCGCTTGCCATGCTGACGCGGGCATTTGCCCTGGAACTGGCGGCCTACGGGATCCGCGTGAACGCAGTCGGACCTGGGTTTGCACCGGGCAGCGAAGTCAGCGGCCTTTCAGACGAGTATGTTCAGAATATGATTTCTACCATTCCGCTGGGTAGAACCTCTGGACCGGAAGATGCGCCGGCAGCCATCTTGTTTTTATGCTCCAAGAAAGCATCGTTCATCACGGGCACCGCCTTACACGTGGATGGCGGTCGATTGGCCGGGTTGTATAAGCGGTCGTAG
- a CDS encoding M20 family metallopeptidase, producing MTDFLAYFERHLEDMLQDVERLVNMDTPSRNRALTNAALDFLVSRATSWMDAQIERHADAQLGDTLKIRIGNANKQVLVLGHVDTVWPEGEALRRPFRRDAECAYGPGIFDMKCGLVQGLYALRALDEQLQVPHQVCFIINTDEEITSPSSRKWIEEEAKRSSAVFVLEPALGAAGALKTARKGVGRFQLHVAGVAAHSGIDHVQGVSAIEEIARQILTVQRLTDYERGTTLNVGTLTGGTAVNIVPDQASAEIDVRVSTQYEAERITQQLMNLKPENQEASVSVTGGMIRPPMMRERTQRLFSEALEIGGSLGITLTEASTGGASDGCFTAALGVDTLDGLGAVGAGAHAYHEFVRICEIPRRAALLAELIFTQFTK from the coding sequence TTGACGGATTTTCTTGCTTACTTCGAGCGTCATCTGGAAGACATGCTGCAGGACGTGGAGCGGCTGGTGAACATGGATACGCCCTCCCGGAATCGCGCGCTTACCAATGCCGCGTTGGATTTTCTGGTGTCCCGAGCAACATCATGGATGGACGCCCAAATCGAACGCCACGCTGATGCACAGCTGGGAGACACGCTGAAAATACGAATTGGAAATGCCAACAAGCAGGTGCTGGTGTTGGGGCATGTGGATACCGTTTGGCCGGAGGGAGAAGCCCTGCGGCGACCGTTTCGCAGAGATGCGGAATGCGCATACGGGCCGGGAATATTCGATATGAAATGCGGACTGGTGCAAGGACTGTACGCGCTGAGGGCGTTGGACGAACAGCTTCAGGTCCCCCATCAGGTGTGTTTCATCATCAACACGGATGAAGAAATTACGAGCCCGAGTTCACGCAAGTGGATTGAAGAAGAGGCGAAGCGCAGCAGCGCCGTGTTTGTGCTCGAGCCGGCGCTGGGTGCAGCGGGCGCCTTGAAGACGGCCCGAAAAGGCGTTGGCAGGTTTCAGCTGCATGTGGCGGGGGTGGCAGCCCATTCCGGCATCGACCATGTTCAAGGGGTGAGCGCGATTGAAGAAATCGCTCGGCAGATTCTCACCGTCCAACGCCTCACAGACTATGAACGCGGTACCACTTTGAACGTTGGGACCCTTACGGGCGGGACCGCGGTAAATATCGTTCCGGACCAAGCGTCTGCAGAGATTGATGTGCGTGTGTCGACACAGTACGAGGCAGAGCGCATCACGCAGCAACTGATGAACCTGAAGCCCGAGAACCAGGAAGCGTCCGTATCGGTCACGGGCGGGATGATTCGCCCGCCCATGATGAGGGAACGAACGCAGCGACTTTTTTCCGAGGCACTTGAAATCGGGGGCTCACTGGGGATAACGTTAACAGAAGCGAGTACAGGCGGGGCCAGCGATGGATGCTTTACGGCGGCGCTTGGTGTGGACACGTTGGACGGTCTTGGCGCGGTTGGCGCAGGTGCGCACGCTTACCATGAGTTTGTCCGGATCTGTGAGATACCCCGCCGGGCAGCGCTGCTCGCCGAACTCATTTTCACCCAATTTACAAAGTAG
- a CDS encoding FadR/GntR family transcriptional regulator, whose amino-acid sequence MFQRVSDQTALSQKIIAQITDAIIRGELRPGDRMPTERDLAEMFGVSRTVIRDAIKILSGRGILDVKHGVGIFVSGSGSPSDNGLIIFEPNELNLRDAFETRQVLEPQAASWAAERADESHIVRLQTIMEDAWNHKTDLSVLYERDLQFHIAVAEASQNLVFVKLMWTLLGVLKETRRTSLQIPHRPRHSLDEHTAVMKAIANRDPQQARVLMAAHLSQVKEAVDDFLKR is encoded by the coding sequence ATGTTTCAACGTGTTTCCGACCAAACTGCCTTGAGCCAAAAAATCATCGCCCAAATTACGGACGCCATTATTCGCGGTGAACTGCGTCCGGGTGACCGAATGCCGACGGAGCGAGACCTGGCGGAAATGTTTGGTGTGAGCCGAACGGTCATTCGCGATGCCATCAAAATTTTGTCTGGCCGAGGCATTTTGGACGTGAAGCACGGTGTGGGGATTTTTGTAAGCGGTTCCGGCTCGCCATCGGATAACGGACTCATTATTTTTGAGCCCAACGAGCTGAATCTTCGTGATGCCTTCGAAACAAGACAAGTCTTGGAGCCGCAAGCAGCGAGCTGGGCCGCAGAGCGTGCGGACGAGTCCCACATTGTGCGGCTTCAAACCATCATGGAGGATGCTTGGAACCACAAGACAGACTTAAGCGTGCTGTACGAGCGTGATTTGCAGTTCCACATCGCTGTTGCCGAAGCATCTCAGAACCTCGTCTTCGTCAAATTGATGTGGACCCTCCTCGGCGTGCTCAAAGAAACAAGACGTACAAGCCTGCAAATCCCTCACCGGCCGCGGCATTCACTGGATGAGCATACGGCCGTCATGAAGGCCATTGCCAATCGTGATCCACAACAAGCCCGGGTGTTGATGGCAGCACATCTGAGCCAAGTGAAAGAAGCGGTGGACGACTTTCTGAAAAGGTGA
- a CDS encoding ABC transporter ATP-binding protein encodes MIPAKVEYETPLLEVRDLKKYYPVSSPLGRGQVVKAVDGISFSVPQGTTLGLVGESGCGKSTVGRSVLNLQPPTSGAVRFQGRDILSTSRKEWRALRREMQIVFQDPFSSLNGRKRIRTLLEEPFHIHGMGTGTLQQELDTLLDLVGLPKNSLNKFPHEFSGGQRQRIVIARAIALRPKFIVCDEPVSALDVSVQSQIVNLFRRLQRELGLTYLFISHDLSVVHHISDHIGVMYLGKMVELSTNDNIYTRPAHPYTLALLSSVPLPDPVEQRSRAKIILTGDLPSPMNPPSGCRFHTRCPFAEARCSVEEPSWREIRKDHWVACHFPKMASDGGGQHVPSA; translated from the coding sequence ATGATACCTGCGAAAGTCGAGTATGAAACACCGCTCCTTGAAGTCAGGGATTTGAAGAAGTACTACCCGGTCAGCTCGCCGCTCGGCAGAGGCCAGGTGGTGAAAGCTGTGGACGGCATCAGCTTCAGCGTGCCGCAGGGCACCACGCTGGGGCTGGTGGGGGAGAGTGGGTGCGGGAAGTCCACGGTCGGACGATCCGTGCTGAATTTGCAGCCGCCGACATCCGGGGCGGTTCGTTTTCAAGGGCGTGACATTTTGAGCACATCGCGCAAAGAATGGCGCGCACTCCGCAGAGAGATGCAGATTGTTTTTCAAGATCCATTTTCCTCGTTGAATGGACGCAAACGCATCCGGACGCTGCTAGAGGAACCGTTTCACATCCATGGGATGGGAACGGGGACGCTCCAGCAAGAACTGGACACCTTGTTAGACCTGGTTGGATTGCCGAAAAACAGTCTGAACAAGTTTCCGCACGAATTTTCCGGAGGTCAGCGCCAGAGAATCGTCATCGCGCGCGCCATCGCGCTCCGGCCGAAATTCATTGTGTGCGATGAGCCTGTGTCGGCGCTGGATGTGTCCGTTCAATCTCAAATCGTCAACTTGTTTCGGCGTCTGCAGCGGGAATTGGGACTGACGTACCTGTTCATATCGCACGACTTGTCCGTTGTGCACCACATCAGTGACCACATTGGGGTCATGTATCTGGGCAAGATGGTGGAATTGTCTACCAACGACAACATTTACACGCGGCCGGCTCATCCCTACACGCTTGCCTTGTTGAGCTCAGTCCCGCTGCCCGACCCGGTCGAGCAGCGCAGTCGGGCCAAAATCATTCTGACCGGAGATTTGCCAAGTCCCATGAATCCGCCATCCGGGTGCAGGTTTCACACCCGCTGCCCGTTTGCCGAAGCGAGGTGCAGCGTGGAAGAACCGTCTTGGCGAGAGATTCGGAAGGACCATTGGGTGGCGTGTCATTTCCCCAAGATGGCGTCGGACGGAGGCGGTCAACATGTGCCTTCAGCCTGA
- a CDS encoding S9 family peptidase, which translates to MGHSPDWAPDGGHLAFLQNNQGKNELWLCDAQFGNVRCLVPGVDVKQFVWSPDSQFIAWTARCQAIDAVFNRVTRLRYKLDGEGFTHGYTHVFLVAVQTGKVTKVSMARSDHGCITFHPQSGELAFVSHYLDGEDTQKVPYLHRYDVKTGKVRSMPLPVKSVTELHFAASGKLYGAGKRDMETSVEFDKLFEIGNETKWVTDALDMAIGCHVISDARRPGFNPVLSVLPDGKIITIGTTQGRQRLLCVDVERGQVELLDFDGSIQSFTPIESTAAGCKVAVVADSFRHPAELSIVDWVYGGPCAVRNVTDINEAYTLALPPLHVSEHWWTTADSINIQGWVLRRTPEAGRVRGTVLVIHGGPHMAFGDAYHMDFHYLCGLGYQVVICNPRGSYGYGQTFSSAILGEWGRQDVGDLLGFYEHACGGDMDGENTFVMGGSYGGYLVNWLISHDDRFRGAISERSICNLYSKIGNSDLGFLINRVELGGADLWEDESFIMERSPIRYARNVHTPLLLMHGEADHRCPVEQSEQWFTALKRLGKEVDYVRFPGASHAMASQGRPRQRAARLRLIAKWLRSHSEGEGH; encoded by the coding sequence TTGGGACATTCGCCTGATTGGGCGCCGGACGGCGGCCACCTTGCCTTTCTTCAAAACAACCAGGGAAAAAATGAGCTGTGGCTGTGTGATGCCCAGTTTGGAAATGTACGGTGTCTGGTTCCCGGTGTGGATGTCAAGCAGTTTGTCTGGAGCCCAGACAGCCAATTCATCGCATGGACCGCTCGTTGCCAAGCGATTGACGCCGTCTTCAATCGGGTGACGAGGCTGCGGTACAAGTTGGACGGAGAAGGATTCACCCACGGATACACGCATGTGTTTCTGGTCGCGGTGCAGACCGGAAAGGTGACGAAGGTGTCGATGGCCAGGTCCGACCATGGCTGTATCACCTTTCATCCGCAGTCAGGAGAACTGGCGTTTGTGTCGCATTACCTGGACGGGGAGGACACCCAAAAGGTACCGTACCTCCATCGATACGATGTCAAGACCGGTAAGGTTCGAAGCATGCCCCTGCCGGTGAAATCGGTGACCGAACTGCACTTTGCGGCGAGCGGCAAGCTGTACGGTGCAGGCAAGCGCGACATGGAGACCAGTGTTGAGTTTGACAAGCTGTTCGAAATCGGAAATGAAACGAAGTGGGTTACGGATGCGTTGGACATGGCCATCGGCTGCCATGTCATCAGCGATGCCAGACGGCCCGGGTTCAATCCCGTCTTATCGGTGTTACCAGACGGCAAAATCATCACGATTGGCACCACTCAAGGTCGGCAGCGATTGCTTTGCGTCGATGTGGAAAGGGGTCAAGTGGAACTGCTGGACTTTGACGGGAGCATCCAGTCATTCACGCCCATCGAATCGACCGCCGCAGGCTGCAAAGTGGCAGTTGTGGCGGATTCGTTCCGGCATCCTGCGGAACTTTCCATTGTTGACTGGGTGTATGGTGGACCATGCGCCGTCCGGAACGTAACGGATATCAATGAAGCATACACCCTGGCCTTGCCCCCCTTGCATGTGTCCGAACATTGGTGGACCACAGCGGATTCCATCAACATCCAGGGCTGGGTCTTGCGGAGGACGCCGGAGGCCGGCAGGGTCCGGGGGACCGTTCTGGTGATTCACGGCGGGCCTCACATGGCATTCGGGGACGCCTACCACATGGATTTCCATTATCTGTGCGGTTTGGGGTATCAGGTCGTGATCTGCAATCCACGGGGGAGTTATGGCTACGGACAGACGTTTTCTTCCGCCATTCTCGGCGAATGGGGGCGCCAGGATGTGGGCGATCTCCTCGGGTTCTATGAGCACGCGTGCGGAGGGGATATGGACGGTGAAAACACCTTCGTCATGGGCGGAAGTTACGGCGGGTATCTCGTCAATTGGTTGATTTCGCACGACGACCGATTTCGGGGCGCGATCTCCGAGCGGTCCATTTGCAACCTGTACAGCAAGATTGGCAACAGCGATCTCGGTTTCCTGATCAACCGTGTTGAGCTTGGCGGCGCGGATTTGTGGGAAGACGAGTCGTTCATCATGGAACGCTCGCCGATTCGGTACGCGCGCAATGTCCATACGCCGCTCTTGCTGATGCACGGCGAAGCGGACCATCGGTGCCCGGTTGAACAGTCTGAACAGTGGTTTACTGCACTGAAGCGACTGGGGAAAGAAGTGGACTACGTGCGATTTCCGGGTGCGTCGCATGCCATGGCGAGCCAGGGTCGGCCGAGACAGCGGGCTGCGCGGCTCCGATTGATCGCAAAATGGCTCAGGTCACATTCCGAGGGTGAAGGACATTGA
- a CDS encoding polysaccharide deacetylase family protein: MSHAPTYRWPNGNAVAVSLSFDFDGETPFLWRTRDINRSVIGEMEQRRFGPRVGIYRILDVLKQWHIKATFFVPGLIAERYPEAVEAIVRDQHEIGLHGYVHERVDEIDDGTLDWTIAAAKQKLEDITGRPVCGYRSPSWEMTPAVFAALKRHGLTYDSSLMGYDHPYWMEGVPEVPVQWLLDDAIFYRYVGGGQANPPQRPSHVYRLWEEEYTGLRAYGGLFLLTMHPWISGRASRIAALERLIRRIRSHHDVWWATCQEVADYHSTHYVSQFHETASERLWGGPHG, translated from the coding sequence ATGTCCCATGCGCCGACATACCGATGGCCCAACGGAAATGCCGTTGCAGTGAGTTTGAGCTTTGATTTCGACGGGGAAACCCCGTTTCTGTGGCGGACACGAGACATCAATCGTTCCGTCATTGGGGAGATGGAGCAAAGAAGATTTGGTCCGCGCGTTGGCATCTACCGAATTCTTGATGTGTTGAAGCAGTGGCATATCAAGGCGACTTTTTTTGTTCCCGGTCTAATTGCGGAACGATATCCGGAGGCGGTCGAAGCCATTGTGCGCGACCAGCACGAAATCGGGTTGCACGGCTACGTACACGAGCGTGTTGATGAAATTGACGATGGGACACTCGACTGGACGATCGCGGCCGCGAAGCAGAAATTGGAGGACATCACGGGCCGTCCCGTCTGCGGCTACAGGTCGCCGTCCTGGGAGATGACGCCTGCCGTGTTTGCAGCATTGAAGCGGCACGGCTTGACATATGACAGCTCCCTCATGGGCTACGACCATCCGTACTGGATGGAAGGCGTCCCGGAGGTCCCCGTACAGTGGTTGTTGGACGACGCGATTTTCTACCGTTACGTGGGCGGTGGACAGGCAAACCCGCCGCAGCGCCCGAGTCACGTGTACCGCCTCTGGGAGGAAGAGTACACTGGGCTGCGTGCGTATGGCGGACTCTTTCTTCTCACCATGCATCCGTGGATTTCCGGAAGGGCGTCCAGAATCGCAGCACTCGAACGACTCATCCGGCGGATTCGCAGCCATCACGATGTGTGGTGGGCGACCTGCCAGGAGGTTGCAGACTACCACAGCACCCACTATGTTTCCCAGTTCCACGAGACGGCATCTGAACGGCTGTGGGGTGGTCCGCATGGATAA